From a region of the Salinispira pacifica genome:
- a CDS encoding transcriptional regulator yields the protein MSNSFLDISSRENFTKARKKAFFKRVMSLLQPNKYDLLSLEEVRKLLSPSSESYQGLKAVPIDHIVGSEGRYQDFNKEFLPKRDHLRPRWMNIDKLHLQNVNLPPIQLYEVGGVYFVRDGNHRVSVARSQGIEMIDAEIVSLDSMIEITPEMGKQELREAVIEFEKKSFQEKTGFPGIVPDYDLDFTATGRFNEVLFHILEHKYYINQEFEEELPLSSAVFSWFENVYTPILQVIREYGLLSSFPDRTEGDLYVWIVKHWHNLKSKYGQHVSILEAAEDVVKTKGMDLGERIRYFFQKIFKGKGLGD from the coding sequence ATGAGTAACAGCTTCCTGGACATCAGTTCCAGAGAAAATTTTACAAAAGCGCGAAAAAAAGCGTTTTTCAAGCGGGTAATGAGTCTTCTTCAGCCGAATAAATATGACCTTCTCTCACTTGAAGAGGTTCGGAAGCTGCTGAGCCCGAGCAGCGAAAGCTACCAGGGTCTCAAGGCGGTCCCCATCGATCATATCGTGGGAAGCGAGGGCAGGTACCAGGATTTCAATAAGGAATTTCTTCCAAAACGGGATCACCTGCGTCCACGTTGGATGAATATCGACAAGCTTCATCTCCAGAACGTGAACCTTCCCCCCATTCAGCTCTACGAAGTGGGAGGGGTGTATTTTGTCCGGGACGGAAATCACCGGGTGAGCGTGGCCAGGAGTCAGGGTATTGAGATGATCGATGCCGAAATCGTGAGCCTCGATTCAATGATTGAGATAACCCCTGAGATGGGAAAACAGGAACTCCGGGAAGCGGTAATCGAATTTGAAAAGAAGAGCTTCCAAGAGAAAACCGGCTTTCCCGGCATAGTCCCGGACTACGATCTTGATTTCACCGCCACCGGACGGTTCAACGAAGTGCTGTTTCATATTCTGGAGCATAAATACTACATTAATCAGGAGTTCGAAGAGGAGCTGCCGCTGAGCTCTGCAGTTTTCTCCTGGTTTGAGAATGTCTACACTCCCATTCTTCAGGTGATCCGTGAATATGGGCTGCTCTCAAGTTTTCCCGACAGAACCGAGGGAGACTTGTATGTCTGGATTGTGAAACACTGGCATAACCTGAAAAGCAAATACGGACAGCATGTGAGTATCCTTGAAGCCGCTGAGGATGTGGTAAAAACCAAGGGCATGGATTTGGGCGAACGGATCAGGTATTTTTTCCAGAAGATCTTCAAGGGAAAAGGATTAGGGGACTGA
- the rpsU gene encoding 30S ribosomal protein S21 — protein sequence MAFIKVDEGENLEKTIKRFKRMVEKEGIIREWKKREYYEKPSTIKNRKRKALERKIQKKMRKLQNMKNY from the coding sequence ATAGCGTTCATTAAAGTAGATGAAGGTGAAAACCTCGAGAAGACCATCAAACGTTTTAAGAGAATGGTTGAAAAAGAGGGCATTATCCGTGAATGGAAAAAGCGGGAATATTACGAAAAACCTTCAACAATTAAGAACCGCAAGCGCAAAGCTCTGGAACGAAAAATCCAGAAGAAAATGCGCAAACTGCAGAACATGAAAAATTACTAA
- a CDS encoding M23 family metallopeptidase, producing the protein MKKNVSQLSVLLLVSLWMGCGIVSPGIGSGPEGDQGEASHTEEATPIPGFIVSRPFYTPGSYFEAFAPEPADGYRYTLHLLEGGSELHSDSSEFTTEDLSQAREIPGIPLSVPGQEMSPAPSASEQSPADSGSVEDDADLNLYYFYAGFHSWMTAGEYTLRLRHIRDEASEKAGHDGSESGDAAAEETAVESADETEDESEDESREFTRDYTLRISPREFTRERIYLNRQLTDIRTDDSPRRFAETESLNELLLSSNSSARQIQLSEAARIPLDNVEYTSGFGDRRTYAYQSGDEAYSIHNGLDFRAPEGTPVFAPFSGEVVMAEDRIVSGKTVVLEHLPGVYTMYYHLSEIAAEEGDLLESGQELGTAGKTGLSTGSHLHWELRIQGAAVDPRDMLISPLLDKQRLNYILYGD; encoded by the coding sequence ATGAAAAAAAACGTATCACAATTGTCAGTACTATTGCTCGTAAGCCTGTGGATGGGTTGCGGGATTGTTTCTCCGGGCATCGGTTCCGGGCCTGAGGGTGATCAGGGAGAAGCTTCGCACACAGAGGAAGCCACTCCGATTCCCGGTTTTATCGTCTCCAGGCCGTTCTATACGCCGGGTTCCTATTTTGAAGCATTCGCCCCTGAGCCCGCAGACGGCTACCGCTACACCCTTCATCTCCTTGAGGGCGGATCAGAATTGCATTCTGATTCTTCTGAATTCACAACAGAAGACCTTTCACAGGCCCGGGAAATACCGGGAATTCCTCTCTCTGTCCCCGGGCAGGAAATGTCTCCCGCGCCTTCAGCATCTGAGCAGTCCCCGGCCGACAGTGGTTCCGTGGAAGATGACGCCGACCTGAATCTGTACTATTTTTATGCCGGGTTTCACAGCTGGATGACCGCAGGGGAGTATACTCTCAGGCTGCGTCATATCAGAGATGAGGCGTCTGAGAAAGCCGGACACGATGGATCTGAATCCGGAGACGCTGCCGCAGAGGAAACTGCAGTTGAAAGCGCAGATGAAACCGAAGACGAAAGCGAAGATGAAAGCAGGGAGTTTACCCGGGACTATACCCTCCGAATCAGCCCCAGAGAGTTTACCCGTGAACGGATTTATCTGAACCGACAGCTCACCGATATCCGTACCGATGACAGCCCCCGACGATTTGCAGAGACCGAGTCCCTGAACGAACTTCTGCTGAGCAGCAACTCTTCCGCCCGGCAGATCCAATTGAGCGAAGCAGCCAGAATTCCCCTGGACAATGTGGAATATACCTCGGGCTTCGGCGACCGGCGAACCTATGCATATCAGAGCGGCGATGAGGCGTACAGCATCCATAACGGTCTGGATTTCCGTGCACCCGAAGGAACCCCGGTTTTTGCACCCTTCAGCGGCGAAGTGGTTATGGCCGAGGACCGCATAGTAAGCGGCAAGACGGTGGTCCTGGAGCATCTTCCCGGGGTGTACACAATGTATTATCATCTGAGTGAAATAGCGGCAGAAGAAGGGGATCTCCTTGAGAGCGGCCAGGAACTGGGTACCGCAGGGAAGACCGGACTGAGCACAGGCAGTCATCTACACTGGGAGCTGCGAATCCAGGGGGCTGCCGTTGATCCCAGAGATATGCTCATTTCCCCGCTGCTTGACAAACAGCGTCTCAATTATATATTGTATGGCGACTGA
- a CDS encoding metallophosphoesterase, which yields MKILCVADHIDPLVYSVNAKERFRDVHIILSAGDLSMNYLGFIASTLNRPVLFVFGNHNLKHLELFKRPQHFLRDGIRENFHTVNFFGSTYIGDKHYRHKGVLIAGLGGSIRYNEGKNQFTNFQMFLKILKLVPGLVYNRIIHGRWLDILLTHSPPYQLNDRDDPCHKGFRVFRNFMRVFKPAYLLHGHVHLYDQNAERETRYHQTRIINVYDHYVLDVELDGGGRFRRKNKKAAAHE from the coding sequence TTGAAGATTCTTTGTGTGGCAGATCACATCGATCCCCTGGTGTATTCTGTTAACGCAAAGGAACGGTTCAGGGATGTACATATCATTCTGTCCGCCGGAGATCTGAGCATGAACTATCTGGGGTTCATCGCAAGCACGCTGAACCGCCCGGTACTTTTCGTATTCGGTAATCATAACCTGAAACATCTTGAACTCTTTAAACGTCCCCAGCATTTCCTCCGGGACGGTATCAGGGAAAACTTCCATACGGTGAATTTTTTCGGCTCCACCTATATCGGTGACAAACATTATCGCCACAAAGGGGTTTTGATTGCCGGCCTGGGCGGAAGTATCAGATATAATGAGGGAAAGAATCAATTCACCAACTTTCAGATGTTTTTGAAAATTCTGAAACTGGTGCCCGGACTGGTTTATAACAGAATCATTCACGGAAGGTGGCTGGATATCCTTCTTACCCACAGCCCCCCCTATCAGTTAAATGATCGGGATGACCCTTGTCACAAGGGTTTCCGGGTCTTCAGAAACTTCATGAGGGTGTTCAAGCCCGCATATCTGCTTCACGGTCACGTGCATCTGTATGACCAGAATGCTGAACGGGAAACCCGGTATCATCAGACCAGAATCATCAACGTATACGATCATTATGTGCTGGATGTTGAATTGGATGGCGGCGGTAGATTCCGGAGGAAAAACAAAAAGGCGGCGGCACATGAGTAA
- a CDS encoding tetratricopeptide repeat protein yields MNSGTKKALLISLGVVALLGIIGTGAFVILNQSSGDDQARLNTLALAADYIEQEEYDRALDLLESLLIENPNDEEAVALRDEALEKKRQAAEAARQNERQTERQPDNNSQDASQAEAEARAREAAAREAEAEARRREAELELQKQLAAQREAEEQRRREEEEARRQAEEERLAALSEEEAARQREIQELLDEARRLQEDDQFVNARGKINQAMDIDEDSALTYARMAETFVEEDIQNNDNLSKAISFSEQSIDRDPQLWEPYYTLGRIFNETKQFDKAIRELSTAADLNSTNADVFYALGNAQFDARRYSDARQSYEACVFLDFGNEKAFFNLGLTLERLDQPDLAIQNYRKAVAVKSDYASAYNRIGELLLAKGNAEDALTNLQQALDYDNSARNNRAVARSYYELGRLPEALEYFTNAVELEPGRAQNHYNTAAVLLDLNRAEEALPYAAEAVKMDSSVPEYNYTLGLAVKELGSLEQASQYFQAAIRQRSGYIKPRIELADIHIQNEEYDEALQVLLDAAKIDSSRADVNNNLATVYRLKTLYEDSLTHSATAIQAEPNSALLRYNLALTLIKMEAYEQAENSLTTAINLDSSYWDAYIRLGEVLIALDNKEQAREILQQLVDRAGESSQAEKARTLLASL; encoded by the coding sequence ATGAACAGCGGTACCAAAAAAGCACTTTTGATTTCTTTAGGGGTTGTGGCCCTGCTTGGCATTATTGGAACAGGTGCCTTTGTAATATTGAATCAAAGCAGCGGAGATGATCAGGCGAGGCTCAATACCCTTGCATTGGCGGCGGATTACATTGAGCAGGAAGAGTATGACCGTGCATTGGATTTGCTCGAAAGTCTGCTGATCGAAAATCCGAATGATGAAGAGGCCGTTGCCCTCAGGGATGAAGCCCTTGAGAAAAAGCGTCAAGCCGCCGAAGCCGCGCGCCAGAATGAGCGGCAGACCGAGCGCCAGCCTGACAACAACTCTCAAGATGCAAGCCAGGCAGAGGCCGAGGCCAGAGCCCGTGAAGCGGCCGCACGGGAAGCTGAAGCAGAAGCCCGGAGAAGAGAAGCCGAACTTGAGCTCCAGAAACAGCTGGCAGCACAGCGTGAAGCGGAAGAGCAGCGCAGACGGGAAGAGGAAGAAGCCAGACGGCAGGCCGAGGAAGAGCGCCTGGCGGCTCTCAGCGAAGAGGAAGCTGCCCGGCAGAGAGAGATTCAGGAACTGTTGGATGAAGCCCGGCGGCTTCAGGAAGATGACCAGTTCGTGAACGCCCGGGGGAAAATCAATCAGGCCATGGATATTGATGAAGACTCGGCCCTTACGTATGCCCGGATGGCAGAAACGTTTGTGGAGGAGGATATCCAGAACAACGATAACCTCTCCAAAGCCATCAGCTTTTCCGAGCAGTCCATTGACCGTGACCCCCAGCTCTGGGAGCCGTACTACACCCTTGGCCGAATTTTCAACGAGACGAAACAGTTCGATAAAGCAATCCGAGAGTTGAGTACTGCAGCAGATCTGAACAGTACCAATGCGGATGTGTTTTATGCACTGGGTAACGCCCAGTTCGATGCACGGCGCTATTCAGATGCCCGGCAGAGTTATGAGGCCTGTGTATTCCTTGACTTCGGAAACGAGAAAGCATTTTTCAATCTTGGGCTCACCCTTGAGAGACTGGATCAGCCGGATCTGGCCATTCAGAACTATCGAAAAGCTGTAGCCGTGAAGAGTGATTATGCCAGCGCCTATAACCGGATTGGTGAACTCCTGCTGGCAAAAGGAAATGCCGAGGACGCTCTGACAAACCTGCAGCAGGCACTGGATTATGATAATTCCGCCAGAAACAACCGTGCGGTGGCGCGAAGCTATTATGAACTTGGACGGCTGCCTGAAGCTCTGGAGTATTTTACCAACGCGGTAGAACTGGAACCCGGCAGGGCTCAGAACCATTATAATACCGCTGCGGTTCTTCTGGATCTGAACCGGGCCGAAGAAGCGCTGCCATATGCTGCAGAAGCGGTGAAAATGGATTCCTCGGTTCCCGAATACAACTATACCCTTGGTCTTGCGGTTAAGGAACTGGGAAGTCTCGAGCAGGCGTCCCAATACTTTCAGGCTGCAATTCGACAGCGTTCGGGCTATATCAAACCCCGCATTGAACTTGCGGATATACATATTCAAAACGAAGAATACGATGAAGCACTGCAGGTGCTCCTTGATGCGGCAAAAATTGATTCTTCCCGTGCGGATGTGAACAATAACCTTGCCACCGTCTACAGACTGAAAACCCTCTACGAGGACAGTCTCACCCATTCTGCAACTGCAATTCAGGCGGAGCCGAACTCAGCCCTTCTTCGTTACAATCTCGCTCTCACGCTCATTAAAATGGAGGCCTACGAGCAGGCTGAGAACAGTCTCACAACCGCAATTAACCTGGACAGCAGTTACTGGGATGCATATATCAGGCTTGGAGAAGTGCTCATCGCACTGGATAACAAAGAGCAGGCCCGGGAAATCCTGCAGCAGTTGGTTGACCGGGCAGGGGAGAGCAGTCAGGCGGAAAAAGCCAGGACTCTGCTGGCCTCCCTGTAA
- a CDS encoding tetratricopeptide repeat protein, translating into MIIIPLAVLGIFIVIAAIIIVRIFFRPKRVKNISQLYKQGKYAQASRMAKQILARDNRNADAHYFLGLCYEAEGKSELALMELKTVNQLSKFDEFINELEFRKKIAELFLKFNQSEEALKEYLLLVKKDENNAEYYFLIGSLFEQRNRPDKAVNYYKKAINLDERHAGSHAQLGSLLYRAKRFSDARGYLERAVKLDPENTQGSYFLGKIFKDNNDYHAALNYFERSSKDPELKVKSLAERGACYINMGDVDRAQAELRRAIKIAKNPRSQEVLYARYLLAYILEKERKIEEAIEHWEEIYKVKEDFRDISEKLANYQDLRTDDTIKDFLIAGQEEFLDMCKKAAGTMSFVVHEITPINGGCQILASENTDKKWRNQRKQPRLMHFLRVTDPIDESTIRSFNDTMREQNFPRGVILTSSTFSKMAQNFAESRPIELFDKDKLQKILKTALSS; encoded by the coding sequence ATGATTATTATACCCCTTGCGGTGTTGGGAATCTTTATCGTCATCGCCGCTATTATCATCGTCAGAATCTTCTTTCGCCCAAAGAGGGTGAAAAATATATCCCAGCTGTATAAGCAGGGAAAATACGCCCAGGCATCCCGTATGGCGAAACAGATCCTCGCCCGGGATAACCGTAACGCAGACGCCCACTATTTTCTGGGTCTCTGCTATGAAGCTGAAGGAAAATCCGAACTTGCGCTGATGGAACTGAAAACGGTGAATCAGCTGAGCAAGTTTGATGAATTTATCAATGAGCTTGAGTTCAGGAAGAAAATAGCGGAATTATTCCTAAAATTCAATCAGAGCGAAGAGGCACTGAAAGAGTATCTTCTTCTGGTAAAAAAAGACGAAAACAATGCCGAATACTATTTCCTCATCGGAAGTCTCTTCGAGCAGCGGAACCGTCCTGATAAGGCTGTAAACTACTATAAAAAAGCAATCAACCTGGATGAGCGGCATGCGGGAAGCCATGCCCAGCTGGGAAGCCTTCTCTACCGTGCGAAACGGTTTTCCGACGCCAGAGGCTATCTGGAACGGGCGGTGAAGCTTGATCCGGAAAACACCCAGGGAAGTTATTTTCTGGGCAAGATATTCAAAGATAATAATGATTACCATGCCGCCCTGAACTACTTTGAACGTTCATCAAAGGACCCTGAACTGAAGGTGAAAAGTCTTGCGGAACGGGGGGCTTGCTACATCAATATGGGTGATGTTGACCGGGCTCAGGCCGAGCTTCGCAGAGCCATCAAAATCGCCAAAAACCCCCGTTCCCAGGAAGTGCTATACGCCAGATATCTGCTGGCCTACATCCTGGAGAAGGAACGAAAAATAGAAGAGGCCATTGAACATTGGGAAGAGATCTACAAGGTTAAAGAGGACTTCCGGGATATTTCGGAGAAGCTTGCTAATTATCAGGATTTACGCACCGACGACACTATCAAGGATTTCCTGATCGCAGGTCAGGAGGAGTTCCTCGACATGTGCAAAAAGGCCGCGGGAACCATGAGTTTTGTGGTACATGAAATCACCCCCATTAACGGCGGATGCCAGATCCTGGCAAGCGAAAATACGGACAAGAAATGGCGGAATCAGCGTAAACAGCCCAGGCTGATGCACTTCCTCAGGGTGACCGATCCCATTGATGAAAGCACGATCCGGAGTTTCAACGACACCATGCGGGAACAGAACTTTCCACGGGGCGTAATTCTGACCAGCTCAACTTTTTCCAAGATGGCACAGAATTTTGCCGAAAGCCGTCCCATTGAATTGTTCGATAAAGACAAGCTTCAGAAGATCTTGAAAACGGCTCTCAGCTCCTGA
- the mutL gene encoding DNA mismatch repair endonuclease MutL has product MKTTQSSRRISILRDSVARKIAAGEVIDRPFSVLRELVDNSIDAQAATIDVSIEKGGISLLEVTDDGWGMSREDIQLCWLSHATSKISHEDDLMHVHSLGFRGEALSSIAAVSRLEIVSRSGEMDASARLIIEGGGEARYGKVTGRRGTRVSVRDLFYNLPARRKFMKSSRSESVLCRNAFLEKALPHPERSFRLFADGKPRLLLPETGTSGYISRISAAYPEQCPSELLQHIHGSGDGFTLDIVLGIPPLFRQDRKYIQIYCNRRRINEFSLIHAVEYAFDSILPGGNHPVAFVFLEIDPELVDFNIHPAKREVRFARPEIIHRRVRELIEEFIGFQIRNKPQNLRTPDNLSPVSGDLPLTDSEPPSPQGPASRHNHAGGNLHTAPAMVRDRAFQYHSGFDERPSPVQPPGGGASGPAAAPASIQSTAGKEMPAYRYLGQIFSVFLLVEMEQTLYIIDMHAAHERILYDRFRSSSAVERLLIPFTVENDDPALAERMSLQAEKLRAMGFDIRLKGSGNSLEIHAIPAALKGKERLLRSTLAELERDSRDLEVSLYEKMACRTAVKDGDVVDSSTARSIIEASWRLPEKRCPHGRPIWFTLSKEELYQIVGRT; this is encoded by the coding sequence ATGAAAACAACACAATCATCCCGGAGAATATCCATTCTCCGGGATTCAGTAGCACGTAAAATTGCGGCCGGCGAGGTAATCGACCGGCCGTTTTCTGTACTCAGAGAGCTGGTCGACAACTCCATTGACGCCCAGGCGGCAACCATTGATGTCTCCATTGAAAAGGGGGGAATTTCACTCCTTGAGGTGACGGACGACGGTTGGGGGATGTCCCGGGAAGATATTCAGCTGTGCTGGCTCAGTCATGCCACCAGCAAGATCAGCCATGAAGACGATCTCATGCATGTACACAGCCTGGGGTTCCGGGGTGAGGCGCTCTCAAGTATTGCCGCAGTTTCCCGTCTGGAAATTGTGAGCCGCAGCGGGGAAATGGATGCTTCCGCACGGCTCATAATCGAGGGCGGCGGCGAAGCACGCTACGGGAAGGTGACAGGGCGGAGGGGTACGCGGGTGTCTGTCCGGGATCTGTTTTACAACCTGCCGGCGCGCCGGAAGTTTATGAAATCATCCCGCAGCGAGTCGGTGCTGTGCCGCAATGCATTCCTGGAAAAAGCACTCCCCCACCCGGAACGTTCGTTCAGACTCTTTGCAGACGGGAAACCCAGGCTGCTGCTGCCGGAAACCGGCACATCCGGGTATATTTCCCGTATCAGCGCAGCCTATCCGGAGCAATGCCCCTCCGAACTGCTTCAGCACATCCATGGCAGCGGGGACGGGTTCACCCTGGATATTGTCCTGGGCATTCCGCCCCTGTTCCGTCAGGACAGAAAGTATATTCAGATTTACTGCAACCGGAGAAGAATCAATGAATTTTCTCTCATACACGCCGTGGAATATGCTTTTGACTCCATACTTCCCGGGGGGAACCACCCGGTAGCGTTCGTCTTTCTTGAAATCGATCCAGAGCTGGTGGATTTCAATATACACCCGGCTAAACGGGAGGTTCGCTTTGCCCGTCCGGAAATCATTCACCGCCGCGTTCGGGAACTGATTGAAGAATTCATCGGTTTTCAGATTCGGAACAAACCCCAAAACCTCCGCACCCCGGATAATCTTTCACCGGTTTCGGGAGATCTCCCCCTGACCGACAGCGAACCGCCCTCCCCGCAAGGTCCGGCTTCCCGGCACAACCACGCCGGCGGGAATCTGCATACCGCCCCGGCAATGGTTCGGGACCGGGCGTTCCAGTACCACAGCGGCTTTGATGAGCGTCCATCGCCTGTTCAGCCGCCGGGAGGAGGAGCATCCGGGCCTGCAGCTGCGCCGGCATCCATTCAATCAACAGCCGGCAAAGAAATGCCGGCCTACCGCTACCTTGGACAGATTTTCTCGGTATTCCTGCTGGTGGAGATGGAGCAGACCCTTTACATAATCGATATGCATGCCGCCCATGAACGGATTCTCTACGACCGCTTCAGGAGCTCTTCCGCCGTGGAGAGGCTTCTCATTCCATTCACTGTGGAAAACGACGATCCTGCTTTGGCGGAGCGTATGAGCCTGCAGGCGGAGAAACTCAGAGCGATGGGCTTCGACATCCGTCTGAAGGGAAGCGGGAATTCCCTGGAGATTCATGCCATACCTGCGGCGCTGAAGGGGAAGGAACGGCTTCTTCGATCCACTCTGGCAGAGCTTGAGCGGGATTCCCGGGATCTGGAAGTGAGCCTTTATGAAAAAATGGCCTGCAGAACCGCCGTGAAGGACGGGGATGTGGTTGACAGCAGCACTGCACGATCAATTATCGAAGCAAGCTGGCGGCTGCCGGAAAAGCGCTGCCCCCACGGACGCCCCATCTGGTTCACTCTGAGCAAAGAAGAGCTGTACCAGATTGTGGGAAGAACCTGA
- a CDS encoding tetratricopeptide repeat protein, translating into MIAFLIILPGTAAAQDSGLLESGIDAFMNNQPRDAAAIFETVIAQGNTNPDTFLYLAHSYEQLGLYDQGINTLQNGLGYARDKRHLFYYNMGNLYLQKEDPESAIEQFSLAISSRGSFSNAYLNRGNSYLREWELINAKSDYEQFLQLDPEHNLAPRVQQMINAIQEELAAEEARKLEEQRLAELEEERARLEALEAEQKAAEEEARRQELLNDILGNLNEAGSEAKTLGAGTEEIEEDEEEFQRAD; encoded by the coding sequence ATGATTGCTTTTCTCATTATATTGCCAGGAACCGCGGCAGCCCAGGATAGCGGCCTGCTTGAGTCGGGAATTGATGCGTTTATGAACAATCAGCCCCGGGATGCGGCCGCAATTTTCGAAACGGTGATCGCCCAGGGGAATACCAATCCTGACACCTTCCTGTATCTGGCCCACAGCTATGAACAATTGGGATTGTACGACCAGGGAATTAATACCCTTCAAAACGGACTGGGATACGCCAGAGATAAGCGCCACCTGTTTTACTATAATATGGGGAATCTGTATCTTCAAAAGGAAGATCCTGAGTCGGCAATTGAACAGTTCAGTCTGGCCATCAGCAGCCGGGGGAGTTTCAGTAACGCATATCTGAACCGCGGCAACAGTTATCTCAGGGAATGGGAGCTGATAAACGCTAAATCCGATTATGAACAATTCCTGCAGCTTGATCCGGAACACAATCTGGCGCCCAGAGTGCAGCAGATGATCAACGCAATACAGGAGGAGCTTGCTGCCGAGGAAGCCAGAAAGCTTGAAGAACAGCGCCTTGCAGAGCTGGAAGAAGAGCGTGCAAGACTGGAAGCCCTTGAGGCTGAACAAAAGGCTGCCGAGGAAGAGGCCCGGCGGCAGGAACTTCTCAACGACATTCTCGGAAATCTCAATGAAGCCGGTTCGGAGGCGAAAACTCTGGGGGCGGGAACAGAAGAGATTGAAGAGGACGAGGAAGAGTTCCAGAGGGCGGATTAA